A genomic region of Candidatus Pseudomonas phytovorans contains the following coding sequences:
- a CDS encoding C40 family peptidase, with translation MIKMARFAFLSLAALLAACSSRAPAPAPVVQPQVTYSQASPSPVADDVLIRAIGLVGTPYRWGGNTPDSGFDCSGLIKYVYRDAAGISLPRSTREMIVMRAPTVDARSLQSGDLVFFATSGGSQVSHAGIYVGEGRFVHAPSTGGTVRLDYLSNSYWAKAYLQAKRVIPQGHLAQNP, from the coding sequence ATGATAAAGATGGCGCGCTTCGCATTTCTCTCCCTGGCGGCCTTGCTGGCTGCCTGCTCCAGCCGTGCGCCTGCGCCGGCCCCTGTGGTACAGCCGCAGGTCACTTACAGTCAGGCAAGCCCGTCACCGGTTGCCGATGACGTGCTGATCCGCGCCATTGGTCTGGTCGGTACGCCTTATCGCTGGGGCGGCAATACTCCGGACTCGGGCTTCGACTGCAGTGGCCTGATCAAGTACGTGTACCGTGATGCTGCCGGCATCAGCCTGCCGCGCTCGACGCGCGAGATGATCGTCATGCGTGCGCCGACAGTGGATGCCAGATCGCTGCAGTCGGGTGACCTTGTGTTCTTCGCCACCAGTGGCGGTTCGCAGGTCAGCCATGCGGGTATCTATGTGGGGGAGGGGCGTTTCGTACATGCCCCTTCCACAGGCGGCACCGTGCGCCTGGACTACCTGTCCAACAGCTACTGGGCCAAGGCCTACCTGCAGGCCAAGCGGGTGATCCCGCAAGGGCATCTGGCACAGAACCCTTAA
- a CDS encoding NlpC/P60 family protein: protein MLKRFAPLVPLALVTLLFGCAAQGPASQSAQQLQDHTPIAAESAIKAKASSSSVFGEPEELATEDDLAAFSSNSKPYQLPVLADSILERGMALIGTRYRFGGTSEKSGFDCSGFIGYLFREEAGMTLPRSTREMINVDAPKVARNKLKPGDLLFFSTNGRGRVSHAGIYLGDNQFIHSSSRRSGGVRIDSLGDRYWSKTFIEAKRALAMAPTNIARN, encoded by the coding sequence ATGCTAAAGCGCTTCGCACCCCTCGTGCCACTCGCACTCGTGACCCTGCTTTTTGGCTGCGCGGCCCAAGGCCCGGCTTCCCAGTCAGCTCAGCAGCTGCAGGATCACACCCCGATCGCCGCAGAGTCGGCCATCAAGGCCAAAGCCTCGTCCTCGTCGGTATTCGGCGAACCGGAAGAGCTGGCCACTGAAGACGACCTGGCGGCTTTCTCCAGCAACAGCAAGCCTTACCAGCTGCCTGTCCTGGCGGACAGTATTCTTGAGCGCGGCATGGCCTTGATCGGCACCCGCTACCGCTTCGGTGGTACCTCGGAAAAGTCCGGTTTTGACTGCAGTGGTTTCATCGGCTACCTGTTCCGCGAAGAAGCGGGCATGACCCTGCCACGCTCCACGCGTGAAATGATCAACGTCGATGCCCCGAAAGTGGCGCGCAACAAGCTCAAGCCTGGTGACCTGCTGTTCTTCAGCACCAATGGCCGCGGCCGTGTGAGCCATGCCGGCATCTACCTGGGTGACAACCAGTTCATTCACTCCAGCAGCCGCCGCAGCGGTGGCGTGCGCATCGATAGCCTCGGTGACCGCTACTGGAGCAAGACCTTTATCGAAGCCAAGCGTGCCTTGGCCATGGCGCCGACCAACATCGCGCGCAACTGA
- the hda gene encoding DnaA regulatory inactivator Hda, with amino-acid sequence MKPPIQLPLGVRLRDDATFINYYPGANAAALGYVERLCEADAGWTESLIYLWGKQGVGRSHLLQAATHRFQQRGEPAVYLPLAQLLERGVDLLDYLAQYELVCIDDLHVIAGKADWEEAMFHLFNRLRDSGRRLLLAASASPRELPIKLPDLKSRLTLALVFQMRGLSDEDKLRALQLRASRRGLHLTDEVGHFILTRGTRSMSALFDLLERLDQASLQAQRKLTIPFLKETLGW; translated from the coding sequence ATGAAACCACCGATCCAGTTGCCCCTGGGTGTGCGCCTGCGCGATGACGCCACCTTCATCAACTACTATCCGGGCGCCAATGCTGCGGCATTGGGCTACGTCGAGCGGCTATGCGAAGCCGACGCCGGCTGGACCGAGAGCCTTATCTACCTGTGGGGCAAGCAGGGTGTTGGCCGCAGTCACCTGCTGCAGGCTGCCACCCACCGTTTCCAGCAACGCGGCGAGCCCGCCGTCTACCTGCCACTGGCACAGTTGCTGGAGCGGGGCGTCGATCTGCTCGACTACCTGGCCCAGTACGAACTGGTGTGCATCGACGACCTGCACGTCATCGCCGGCAAGGCCGACTGGGAAGAGGCCATGTTCCACCTGTTCAACCGCCTGCGCGACAGCGGCCGGCGCCTGTTGCTGGCAGCCTCGGCATCGCCCCGCGAGCTGCCGATCAAACTGCCCGACCTCAAGTCGCGGTTGACCCTGGCCCTGGTGTTCCAGATGCGTGGCCTGTCTGACGAAGACAAACTCAGGGCGCTGCAACTGCGTGCTTCGCGCCGCGGCCTGCACCTTACCGACGAAGTGGGCCACTTCATCCTTACACGCGGTACGCGCAGCATGAGTGCGCTGTTCGACTTGCTCGAACGCCTCGACCAAGCCTCGCTGCAGGCACAACGCAAGCTCACCATCCCGTTCCTCAAGGAAACCCTCGGCTGGTAA
- a CDS encoding AI-2E family transporter, translating to MSDTRRWIWLGAALLVAVLLYSLHNILTPFLIGILLAYLADPMVDWLERRGLSRTWGVVVVFGLFTLLVMALLLVLVPMLAKQLVRLYELAPQMLDWLQHVALPWVQHRLGLADGFWKFDKIKAAISEHMGQTTDIVGVVLSQATASSLALMGWLANMVLIPVVGFYLLRDWDLMMAKLRSLLPRQHEPQVVGLAGECHEVLGAFVRGQLMVMVALGFIYSAGLMLVGLELGLLIGMLAGLAAIVPYMGFIIGIGAALVAGLFQFGGDLYPMLGIVAVFMVGQALEGMVLTPLLVGDRIGLHPVAVIFAILAGGELFGFTGVLLALPVAAVIMVLLRHMHDLYKESDMYAGDIDPEL from the coding sequence TTGTCTGACACGCGTCGCTGGATCTGGCTGGGCGCTGCACTGCTCGTCGCGGTGCTTTTGTACAGCTTGCACAACATTCTCACGCCGTTCCTGATCGGCATCCTGCTGGCCTACCTGGCAGACCCGATGGTCGACTGGCTGGAGCGCCGGGGGTTGTCGCGTACCTGGGGGGTAGTGGTGGTGTTCGGCCTCTTCACTCTGCTGGTCATGGCCCTGCTGCTGGTGCTGGTGCCAATGCTGGCCAAGCAGTTGGTGCGGCTCTACGAGCTGGCACCGCAGATGCTTGACTGGTTGCAGCACGTGGCGCTGCCGTGGGTGCAGCATCGATTGGGCCTGGCCGATGGCTTCTGGAAGTTCGACAAGATAAAGGCGGCCATCAGCGAACACATGGGCCAGACCACCGACATCGTCGGGGTGGTGTTGTCGCAGGCCACGGCCTCGAGCCTGGCGCTGATGGGGTGGCTGGCCAACATGGTGTTGATCCCGGTTGTGGGGTTCTACCTGTTACGTGACTGGGACCTGATGATGGCCAAGCTGCGCAGCTTGCTGCCACGCCAGCATGAACCTCAGGTGGTAGGCCTGGCAGGCGAATGCCATGAGGTGCTGGGGGCTTTCGTGCGCGGGCAACTGATGGTGATGGTGGCCTTGGGCTTCATCTATTCGGCCGGGCTTATGCTGGTAGGGCTGGAGCTGGGCCTGTTGATAGGCATGCTCGCGGGCCTTGCGGCCATCGTCCCGTATATGGGCTTCATCATCGGCATTGGTGCGGCGCTTGTAGCCGGCCTGTTCCAGTTCGGCGGCGACCTGTACCCGATGCTGGGTATCGTTGCGGTGTTCATGGTCGGGCAGGCGCTGGAAGGCATGGTGCTGACCCCGCTGCTGGTGGGCGACCGCATCGGCCTGCACCCGGTTGCGGTGATCTTTGCCATCCTCGCCGGTGGTGAACTGTTTGGCTTCACCGGGGTGTTGTTGGCGCTGCCTGTGGCGGCGGTGATCATGGTACTGCTGCGGCATATGCATGACTTGTACAAGGAGTCGGACATGTATGCCGGGGATATCGACCCTGAGCTGTAA
- a CDS encoding DUF2066 domain-containing protein, producing MRIINILAAGCLALIAATAQAENVSGLYQVREPVTGQGAEARAAATAKALDTLVLRLTGDPKAVQNPALAELRKDPQQIINQVGSEAGPPESVLVEFDPGSTERALRKAGLALWGSNRPSILGWWLNDSVDGSSLVGDGQASAQPLRRAAQHRGLPLRLPLADLQEQLVANAKQIEGGDPAPLREASERYGADALLAVHAQEADGKWQGKWQLWLGDQREQGTAEGADPAALADAVMLAVSSRLAPRYVARPGASSQMQVQVQGMNLQRYAELARVLEPYGPRLKMAEGTTLTYGVTGNREQLRAQLGLAKLQELPVEQAPAVPVTPAPAPGQDPAVAPQPAPKPFDGLRFRW from the coding sequence ATGCGCATCATCAACATTCTTGCAGCCGGTTGCCTGGCCCTGATAGCGGCGACTGCCCAGGCTGAAAATGTCTCCGGCCTTTACCAGGTGCGCGAACCGGTCACAGGGCAGGGCGCCGAAGCCCGCGCTGCTGCCACCGCCAAAGCCCTCGACACGCTGGTGCTGCGCCTGACCGGCGACCCAAAGGCAGTGCAGAACCCGGCGCTGGCCGAGTTGCGCAAGGACCCGCAGCAAATCATCAACCAGGTTGGCAGCGAAGCCGGCCCGCCCGAGTCGGTGCTGGTTGAGTTCGACCCGGGCAGTACCGAGCGCGCCCTGCGCAAGGCGGGCCTCGCATTGTGGGGCAGCAATCGGCCCTCGATTCTCGGCTGGTGGCTGAATGACAGCGTCGATGGCAGCAGCCTGGTCGGTGACGGCCAGGCCAGCGCCCAGCCTCTGCGTCGTGCCGCACAGCACCGAGGCCTGCCGCTGCGCCTGCCGCTGGCCGACCTGCAGGAGCAACTGGTGGCCAATGCCAAGCAGATCGAAGGCGGCGACCCGGCACCGCTGCGTGAGGCCTCCGAGCGTTACGGCGCCGACGCCTTGCTGGCGGTACATGCCCAGGAAGCCGACGGCAAGTGGCAGGGCAAGTGGCAGCTGTGGCTGGGTGACCAGCGTGAGCAAGGCACTGCCGAAGGGGCCGACCCGGCCGCTTTGGCCGACGCAGTGATGTTGGCGGTAAGCAGTCGCCTGGCGCCGCGTTATGTCGCCCGCCCGGGCGCCAGCAGCCAGATGCAGGTGCAAGTGCAGGGCATGAACCTGCAGCGCTATGCCGAACTTGCCCGTGTGCTTGAGCCCTACGGCCCGCGTCTCAAGATGGCTGAAGGCACCACCCTGACCTATGGCGTGACGGGCAACCGCGAGCAACTGCGTGCCCAGCTTGGCCTGGCCAAGTTGCAGGAACTGCCGGTGGAACAGGCGCCTGCCGTGCCTGTTACGCCTGCACCGGCCCCCGGCCAGGATCCGGCCGTAGCGCCGCAACCCGCCCCCAAGCCGTTCGACGGCCTGCGTTTTCGTTGGTAA
- the purM gene encoding phosphoribosylformylglycinamidine cyclo-ligase yields MSKQPSLSYKDAGVDIDAGEALVERIKGVAKRTARPEVMGGLGGFGALCEIPAGYKQPVLVSGTDGVGTKLRLALNLNKHDSIGQDLVAMCVNDLVVCGAEPLFFLDYYATGKLNVDVAATVVTGIGAGCELAGCSLVGGETAEMPGMYEGEDYDLAGFCVGVVEKAEIIDGSKVATGDALIALPSSGPHSNGYSLIRKILEVSATDIENTQLDGKPLTDLLMAPTRIYVKPLLQLIKNTGAVKAMAHITGGGLLDNIPRVLPKNAQAVVDVASWQRPVVFDFLQEKGNVDEHEMHRVLNCGVGMVICVAQDQVEAALNELRAAGEQPWVIGHIAEAAEGAAQVELQNLKAH; encoded by the coding sequence ATGAGCAAGCAACCCTCCCTGAGCTACAAGGACGCCGGTGTAGACATCGACGCCGGCGAAGCACTGGTCGAACGCATCAAGGGCGTGGCAAAACGCACCGCACGCCCTGAAGTCATGGGTGGCCTGGGCGGCTTTGGCGCCCTCTGCGAGATCCCGGCCGGCTACAAGCAGCCAGTGCTGGTCTCCGGCACCGACGGCGTCGGCACCAAGCTGCGCCTGGCGCTGAACCTGAACAAGCACGACAGCATCGGCCAGGACCTGGTCGCCATGTGCGTGAACGACCTGGTGGTCTGCGGCGCCGAGCCACTGTTCTTCCTCGATTATTACGCCACCGGCAAACTGAACGTTGACGTGGCCGCCACCGTGGTCACCGGCATTGGCGCCGGTTGCGAACTGGCCGGCTGCTCGCTGGTCGGTGGTGAAACCGCCGAAATGCCTGGCATGTACGAAGGCGAAGACTACGACCTGGCTGGCTTCTGCGTCGGCGTGGTGGAAAAGGCCGAGATCATCGACGGCTCCAAGGTTGCCACTGGCGACGCGCTGATCGCCCTGCCGTCCTCGGGCCCGCACTCCAACGGCTACTCGCTGATCCGCAAGATTCTCGAAGTGTCCGCCACCGACATCGAGAACACCCAGCTGGACGGCAAGCCGCTGACCGACCTGCTGATGGCGCCTACCCGCATCTACGTCAAGCCGCTGCTGCAGCTGATCAAGAACACCGGTGCGGTCAAGGCCATGGCCCACATCACCGGTGGCGGCCTGCTGGACAACATCCCGCGCGTTCTGCCGAAAAACGCCCAGGCCGTGGTTGACGTAGCCAGCTGGCAGCGCCCGGTGGTGTTCGACTTCCTGCAGGAAAAAGGCAACGTCGACGAGCATGAAATGCACCGCGTGCTGAACTGCGGCGTGGGCATGGTCATCTGTGTCGCCCAGGATCAGGTCGAAGCCGCCCTGAACGAACTGCGCGCCGCCGGTGAGCAGCCATGGGTCATCGGCCACATCGCCGAAGCCGCCGAAGGCGCCGCCCAGGTAGAACTGCAGAACCTCAAGGCACACTGA
- the purN gene encoding phosphoribosylglycinamide formyltransferase — MPGKTCNVVVLLSGSGSNLQALIDNCQGQDSPVRIRAVVSNRADAYGLQRAAAAGIDSVVLDHTQFDGREAFDAALVARIDGFAPDLVVLAGFMRILSGGFVRHYQGRLLNIHPSLLPRYKGLHTHRRALEAGDAEHGCSVHFVTEELDGGPLVVQAVVPVASDDTVESLAQRVHHQEHLIYPLAVRWFAEGRLRLGEQGALLDGLPLAASGHLIRS; from the coding sequence ATGCCAGGCAAGACCTGCAATGTAGTGGTACTGCTGTCGGGCTCCGGCAGCAACCTGCAAGCCCTGATCGACAACTGCCAAGGCCAGGACAGCCCGGTGCGCATCCGTGCGGTGGTTTCCAACCGCGCCGATGCCTACGGCCTGCAACGCGCGGCGGCAGCCGGCATCGACAGCGTCGTGCTTGACCACACCCAGTTCGACGGCCGTGAAGCCTTCGATGCCGCGCTGGTAGCGCGCATCGACGGTTTTGCCCCGGACCTGGTGGTGCTGGCCGGTTTCATGCGCATCCTCAGTGGCGGTTTCGTGCGCCACTATCAGGGCCGCCTGCTCAACATCCACCCGTCGTTGCTGCCCAGGTACAAGGGCCTGCATACCCATCGCCGGGCGCTGGAGGCAGGCGACGCCGAGCATGGCTGCAGCGTACACTTCGTGACTGAGGAACTCGATGGCGGCCCACTGGTCGTACAGGCTGTGGTACCGGTGGCGTCTGACGACACCGTCGAAAGCCTGGCCCAGCGGGTCCACCACCAGGAACACCTGATCTACCCGCTGGCGGTGCGCTGGTTCGCTGAAGGGCGCTTGCGCCTTGGCGAACAGGGTGCATTACTGGATGGCCTGCCACTGGCGGCCAGCGGTCACTTGATTCGATCCTAG
- a CDS encoding DUF3108 domain-containing protein: MRRALLLALAVLALPLQAADLKPFSASYTADWKQLPMSGTAERSLVKNANGTWDLNFKASMMIASLTEQSTLRLENDTLLPQKYHFERGGLGKAKKVDLNFDWTGKKVTGSDRGDAVSLPLNRGVLDKSSYQLALQHDVAAGKKSMTYQVVDGDEIDTYDFRVLGTEKVATKTGQVDAVKVERVRDPSQSKRITELWFAKNWDYLLVQLRQVETDGKEYVIVLQDGTVDGKPVKGN, encoded by the coding sequence ATGCGTCGCGCCCTGCTCTTGGCTCTCGCCGTGCTCGCCCTGCCCCTTCAGGCAGCTGATCTCAAGCCTTTCTCGGCCAGCTACACCGCCGACTGGAAGCAGCTGCCCATGAGTGGTACCGCCGAACGCAGCCTGGTCAAGAATGCCAACGGTACCTGGGACCTTAATTTCAAGGCTTCCATGATGATCGCCAGCCTGACCGAGCAAAGTACCCTGCGCCTGGAAAACGACACCCTGCTGCCGCAGAAGTACCACTTCGAGCGCGGCGGCCTGGGCAAGGCCAAGAAGGTCGACCTGAACTTCGACTGGACCGGCAAGAAGGTCACCGGCAGCGACCGTGGCGACGCTGTGAGCCTGCCGCTGAACCGCGGCGTGCTGGACAAGTCGTCCTACCAGCTGGCCCTGCAGCATGACGTGGCCGCCGGCAAGAAAAGCATGACCTACCAGGTAGTTGACGGTGACGAGATCGACACCTACGACTTCCGCGTGCTGGGTACTGAAAAGGTCGCTACCAAGACCGGCCAGGTCGACGCAGTGAAGGTGGAGCGCGTGCGCGACCCAAGCCAGAGCAAACGCATCACCGAGCTGTGGTTCGCCAAGAACTGGGACTACCTGCTGGTGCAACTGCGCCAGGTCGAGACTGATGGCAAGGAGTACGTGATCGTGCTGCAGGATGGCACGGTCGATGGCAAGCCGGTGAAAGGCAACTGA
- a CDS encoding DUF2058 domain-containing protein, which produces MSLSLRDQLLKAGLVNQKQVSQTNKAEKKQKRMEHKGQVDVDDSQQRIAKEAMAEKVKRDQELNRQQQEKAEQKARAAQIKQLIEATRLPKLNTEDYYNFVDDKKVKRIAVNALMRTRLSNGALAVVAHGGGYEVIPREAAVKIQERDPGRILLLNTHVEEADEDDPYAAYKIPDDLMW; this is translated from the coding sequence ATGAGCCTTTCCCTTCGCGACCAATTGCTCAAAGCCGGTCTGGTCAACCAGAAACAGGTCTCGCAGACCAACAAAGCTGAAAAGAAACAGAAGCGCATGGAGCACAAAGGCCAGGTCGATGTCGACGACAGCCAACAGCGCATCGCCAAGGAAGCCATGGCCGAAAAGGTCAAGCGCGACCAGGAGCTGAACCGCCAGCAGCAGGAAAAGGCTGAGCAGAAGGCCCGTGCCGCCCAGATCAAGCAGCTGATCGAAGCCACGCGTCTGCCCAAGTTGAACACTGAAGATTATTACAACTTCGTCGATGACAAGAAGGTCAAGCGCATTGCCGTCAACGCTCTGATGCGGACCCGGTTGAGTAACGGTGCACTGGCCGTTGTGGCCCATGGCGGCGGCTATGAGGTCATTCCTCGTGAGGCGGCGGTGAAGATCCAGGAGCGCGACCCTGGCCGTATCCTGCTGCTCAACACTCATGTCGAGGAAGCGGACGAGGACGACCCGTACGCGGCTTACAAGATCCCGGACGACCTCATGTGGTAA
- the mazG gene encoding nucleoside triphosphate pyrophosphohydrolase has translation MTYTLEDLLHLMARLRDPQHGCPWDLKQNYASIVPHTIEEAYEVADTIERGDFEHLQGELGDLLFQVVYYSQLAREEGRFEFDGVVDSITRKLIRRHPHVFPTGELYAPVDTPSLSEAQVKSRWEEIKAEERAEKSQPEQLSLLDDVPSALPALSRAAKLQKRAATVGFDWPAALPVLDKVREELDEVLQAMADGDADALEDEVGDLLFAAVNLARHLKQDPENALRRANRKFERRFRFIEQALRDSGRPIETCNLDELDALWGEAKRQEKNLPSCG, from the coding sequence ATGACCTACACCCTCGAAGACCTGCTACACCTCATGGCCCGCCTGCGCGACCCGCAGCATGGCTGCCCGTGGGACCTGAAGCAGAACTACGCGAGCATCGTCCCGCACACCATCGAAGAAGCCTATGAAGTCGCCGACACCATCGAGCGCGGCGATTTCGAGCACCTGCAAGGCGAGTTGGGCGACTTGTTGTTCCAGGTGGTCTATTACAGCCAGCTGGCCCGCGAGGAGGGGCGCTTCGAGTTCGATGGCGTGGTCGACAGCATCACCCGCAAACTCATCCGTCGCCACCCGCACGTATTCCCCACCGGCGAGCTGTACGCACCCGTGGACACCCCCAGCCTGAGCGAAGCCCAGGTGAAGTCGCGCTGGGAAGAAATCAAGGCCGAAGAGCGCGCGGAAAAAAGCCAGCCCGAACAGCTGTCGCTGCTCGACGATGTGCCGTCAGCCTTGCCGGCCCTGTCGCGGGCAGCCAAACTGCAGAAGCGTGCGGCCACGGTCGGTTTCGACTGGCCAGCAGCATTGCCTGTGCTGGACAAGGTGCGCGAAGAGCTTGACGAAGTACTGCAGGCCATGGCCGACGGTGATGCCGATGCGCTCGAAGATGAGGTTGGCGACCTGCTGTTCGCCGCCGTCAATCTGGCCCGCCACCTCAAGCAAGACCCGGAAAACGCCCTGCGCCGTGCCAACCGAAAGTTCGAGCGACGTTTCCGTTTTATCGAACAGGCGTTGCGCGACAGTGGCCGCCCTATTGAAACGTGTAACCTTGACGAACTGGACGCCCTTTGGGGTGAAGCCAAACGTCAGGAAAAGAACCTGCCCAGCTGCGGCTGA
- the relA gene encoding GTP diphosphokinase — protein sequence MVQVRVHQPVNTDGSINLEGWLDHVVSVDSALDRAALKEACEFTHEIEKKGNPAKHSWADGTSSFQAGLEIAEILADLKLDQDSLVAAVIYRSVREGKVTLAEVSQRFGPVVSKLIDGVLRMAAISASLSPRQSLVLGSQAQVENLRKMLVAMVDDVRVALIKLAERTCAIRAVKAADDEKRLRVAREVFDIYAPLAHRLGIGHIKWELEDLSFRYLEPDQYKQIAKLLHERRLDRERFISDVMNQLQNELLATGVNADISGRAKHIYSIWRKMQRKGLEFSQIYDVRAVRVLVPEIRDCYTALGIVHTLWRHIPKEFDDYIANPKENGYRSLHTAVIGPEGKVLEVQIRTHGMHEEAELGVCAHWRYKGTDVKPSSNHYEEKISWLRQVLEWHEELGDIGGLVEQLRVDIEPDRVYVFTPDGHAIDLPKGATPLDFAYRVHTEIGHNCRGAKINGRIVPLNYSLQTGEQVEIITSKHGNPSRDWLNSNLGYVTTSRARAKIVHWFKLQARDQNVAAGKTLLERELSRLGLPQVDFERLAEKTNVKTAEDMFASLGAGDLRLAHLVNAAQQLLEPERIEQIELVPRKPTGQRTGKRGDIQIQGVGNLLTQMAGCCQPLPGDAIVGYITQGRGVSIHRQDCASVLQLAGKEPERMIQVSWGPIPVQTYPVDIVIRAYDRPGLLRDVSQVLLNEKINVLAVNTRSNKEDNTALMSLTIEIPGLDALGRLLGRISQLPNIIETRRNRTP from the coding sequence ATGGTACAGGTGAGAGTGCACCAGCCGGTCAACACCGACGGCAGTATCAATCTCGAAGGATGGCTGGACCATGTGGTAAGCGTCGATTCGGCACTGGATCGCGCAGCGCTTAAAGAAGCCTGTGAGTTTACCCATGAGATCGAGAAAAAGGGCAACCCGGCCAAGCATTCCTGGGCGGACGGTACGTCCAGCTTCCAGGCGGGCCTGGAAATTGCCGAAATCCTGGCAGACCTCAAGCTTGACCAGGATTCCCTGGTGGCAGCGGTCATCTACCGTTCGGTACGCGAAGGCAAGGTGACCCTGGCCGAGGTCAGCCAGCGGTTCGGCCCGGTGGTGTCCAAGCTGATCGACGGTGTATTGCGCATGGCCGCCATCAGCGCCAGCCTCAGCCCGCGCCAATCGTTGGTGCTGGGCTCGCAGGCGCAGGTCGAGAACCTGCGCAAGATGCTCGTGGCCATGGTCGACGATGTGCGTGTGGCACTGATCAAGCTGGCCGAGCGTACCTGCGCAATCCGTGCGGTAAAGGCCGCCGACGACGAAAAACGCCTGCGTGTCGCGCGTGAGGTGTTCGACATCTATGCGCCGCTGGCGCACCGCCTGGGTATTGGCCACATCAAGTGGGAGCTGGAAGACCTGTCCTTCCGCTACCTTGAACCCGACCAGTACAAGCAGATCGCCAAGCTGCTGCACGAGCGCCGGCTGGACCGCGAACGCTTCATCAGCGACGTGATGAACCAGCTGCAGAATGAGCTGCTGGCCACTGGCGTGAATGCCGACATCAGCGGCCGGGCGAAACATATTTATTCGATCTGGCGCAAGATGCAGCGCAAAGGCCTGGAATTCAGCCAGATCTACGACGTGCGTGCAGTACGCGTGCTGGTACCGGAAATTCGCGACTGCTACACCGCGCTGGGTATCGTGCACACGCTGTGGCGGCACATTCCCAAAGAGTTCGACGACTACATCGCCAACCCCAAGGAAAACGGCTACCGCTCGCTGCACACCGCAGTCATCGGCCCCGAGGGCAAGGTGCTGGAGGTGCAGATCCGCACCCACGGCATGCACGAAGAAGCCGAGCTGGGAGTTTGCGCCCACTGGCGCTACAAGGGCACCGACGTCAAGCCCAGCTCCAACCATTACGAAGAGAAGATCTCCTGGCTGCGCCAGGTGCTGGAATGGCACGAAGAGCTGGGCGACATCGGTGGCCTGGTCGAGCAGTTGCGGGTCGACATCGAGCCGGACCGGGTCTACGTGTTCACCCCTGACGGCCACGCCATCGACTTGCCCAAGGGGGCGACGCCGCTGGACTTCGCCTACCGGGTGCACACCGAGATCGGCCACAACTGCCGGGGCGCCAAGATCAACGGCCGTATCGTGCCGCTGAACTACAGCCTGCAGACCGGTGAGCAGGTGGAGATCATCACCAGCAAGCACGGCAACCCCAGCCGTGACTGGTTGAACTCCAACCTGGGCTACGTCACCACCTCGCGGGCGCGGGCCAAGATCGTGCACTGGTTCAAGCTGCAGGCGCGTGACCAGAACGTCGCCGCCGGCAAGACCTTGCTTGAGCGCGAGCTAAGCCGCCTGGGCTTGCCGCAGGTGGACTTCGAGCGCCTGGCCGAGAAGACCAACGTCAAGACCGCCGAGGACATGTTTGCCTCGCTCGGCGCGGGCGACCTGCGCCTGGCCCACCTGGTCAACGCCGCCCAGCAGTTGCTGGAGCCCGAGCGCATCGAGCAGATCGAGCTGGTGCCGCGCAAGCCTACCGGGCAGCGTACCGGCAAGCGGGGTGACATCCAGATTCAGGGGGTCGGCAACCTGCTGACGCAGATGGCCGGCTGCTGCCAGCCGCTGCCGGGCGATGCCATTGTCGGTTACATCACCCAGGGCCGCGGCGTGAGCATTCACCGTCAGGACTGTGCCTCGGTGCTGCAGCTGGCGGGCAAAGAGCCAGAGCGCATGATCCAGGTGAGTTGGGGGCCGATCCCGGTGCAGACCTACCCGGTCGACATCGTCATTCGTGCCTACGACCGCCCGGGCCTGCTGCGCGACGTATCGCAGGTGCTGCTGAACGAGAAAATCAACGTGCTGGCGGTGAACACCCGCTCGAACAAGGAAGACAACACGGCGCTGATGTCGCTGACCATCGAGATCCCGGGCCTGGACGCGCTGGGGCGTCTGCTGGGGCGGATCTCGCAGTTGCCGAACATCATCGAGACGCGGCGTAATCGCACCCCTTGA